Proteins encoded together in one Deinococcus hopiensis KR-140 window:
- a CDS encoding multidrug DMT transporter codes for MENLLKKAGAMLAHLDMFTHMLHLRGLLQLAAHMEERGDRVTLISPEAITLVGNDMTTDASVTTTKGALIEAGTAYSVLRTLKGHDAPEYAVTREELKALNARAVSELEASDAMRAFGDTLVKIGVPASAPAPAAPADAAPERPARGRRTAEPDGAGEQPAA; via the coding sequence ATGGAGAATCTGCTGAAAAAAGCCGGTGCGATGCTCGCGCACCTCGACATGTTCACCCACATGCTGCATCTGCGCGGGCTGCTGCAGCTGGCCGCCCATATGGAGGAGCGCGGTGACCGCGTAACCCTGATCTCGCCGGAGGCAATCACGCTGGTGGGCAACGACATGACCACCGATGCCAGCGTCACCACCACCAAGGGCGCGCTGATTGAGGCGGGCACGGCGTACAGCGTGCTCCGAACCCTCAAGGGGCACGACGCACCCGAGTACGCCGTTACGCGTGAGGAGCTCAAGGCGCTCAACGCCCGCGCCGTGTCCGAGCTGGAGGCGAGCGACGCCATGCGGGCCTTTGGGGACACGCTGGTCAAGATCGGTGTTCCGGCCTCGGCTCCTGCGCCTGCAGCTCCCGCCGACGCTGCTCCTGAGCGGCCTGCTCGTGGGCGGCGCACGGCAGAGCCGGATGGCGCGGGCGAGCAGCCTGCGGCGTAA
- a CDS encoding S1C family serine protease → MNAIRLAASRGLALTLSLLLTAGAQTTPSAAATPGLKSKIQTQEPAKIAPKALSAAEASALRALFQKLRPATLRLEDCPPTNCSDPGGVGTGFLIGDGYALTAYHVVAGSKTLSAQTLDKKRYAVEVVGYDEQADIALLRVNVPGATPFMPLAARGPVIGDPLLGIGNGGGAFLTSKTGRLIGLNADAGRADFPPGTLEMNAPLVPGDSGGPILNAQGEVVGVVSYIRVRGEDNTPDSFAVPITREDARIASFRQGVKRNAPMIGIGLNLPGELQGVSALPAEHFADFSKYFDLGETPGAFFTDVTKNSPAARAGLQPLNYDANGKRLSGDIVTAVNGQRVTNFSDFQYAVRRYQPGDTVTLTVLREGKEIQIKLTLVPSTQVRS, encoded by the coding sequence ATGAATGCCATTCGACTGGCCGCTTCGCGCGGCCTGGCGCTCACGCTGTCGCTGCTGCTCACGGCAGGGGCGCAGACGACGCCTTCCGCTGCCGCAACGCCCGGCCTGAAGAGCAAGATCCAGACGCAAGAACCTGCGAAGATCGCTCCCAAAGCCCTGAGTGCCGCCGAGGCCTCTGCCCTCCGCGCCCTGTTCCAAAAGCTGCGCCCAGCCACCCTACGTCTGGAAGATTGCCCACCCACCAATTGCAGTGATCCCGGCGGTGTGGGCACCGGCTTTCTCATTGGGGACGGTTACGCGCTGACGGCCTATCACGTCGTTGCCGGGTCCAAGACACTCAGCGCGCAGACCCTCGACAAGAAGCGTTACGCCGTGGAAGTCGTCGGCTATGACGAGCAGGCGGACATCGCCCTGCTGCGCGTCAACGTGCCGGGCGCAACGCCATTCATGCCGCTCGCGGCCCGGGGACCGGTTATCGGAGACCCCCTGCTGGGCATCGGCAACGGGGGCGGCGCATTCCTGACCTCCAAAACGGGCCGCCTCATTGGTCTGAACGCCGATGCGGGCCGCGCGGACTTTCCCCCTGGCACTCTGGAGATGAATGCTCCCCTCGTGCCGGGTGACAGCGGCGGCCCCATCCTCAACGCGCAGGGCGAGGTGGTGGGCGTGGTGAGCTATATCCGCGTCAGGGGCGAGGACAACACCCCCGATTCCTTCGCCGTGCCGATTACGCGCGAAGATGCCCGGATTGCCAGCTTCCGCCAGGGCGTCAAGCGCAACGCGCCGATGATCGGCATCGGTCTGAACCTGCCGGGTGAGTTGCAGGGCGTTAGCGCTCTGCCCGCCGAGCACTTCGCTGATTTCAGCAAGTACTTTGATTTGGGTGAGACTCCCGGAGCGTTTTTCACCGACGTGACCAAGAACAGCCCTGCCGCCCGCGCCGGGCTGCAACCCCTGAACTACGATGCAAATGGCAAGCGGCTCTCCGGCGACATCGTAACGGCGGTGAACGGTCAGCGGGTGACCAACTTCTCGGACTTCCAGTACGCGGTGCGCCGCTACCAGCCTGGCGATACGGTCACATTGACCGTCCTCCGGGAGGGCAAGGAAATTCAGATCAAGTTGACGCTCGTGCCCAGCACGCAGGTCCGCAGCTAA
- a CDS encoding gamma-glutamylcyclotransferase family protein, protein MTAALLTRVFVYGTLRPGERNAAVARRGGTFTAVSALLSGYRLLHLLPEAYPGVVPGAPEDTVLGEVLTYAPADWDRALPFLDELEGVNDTPPLYIREQVTVGLEGGRELSAWVYVYADTARLSRPGVRPVPEGDWRMRKERDWPQASEH, encoded by the coding sequence ATGACGGCGGCCCTCCTGACCCGTGTATTCGTGTACGGCACCCTGCGGCCCGGCGAACGCAACGCGGCGGTGGCGCGGCGGGGCGGCACATTTACGGCGGTGTCTGCCCTCCTGTCCGGTTACCGGCTGCTGCACCTCCTGCCTGAGGCGTACCCGGGCGTCGTGCCCGGTGCCCCCGAAGACACGGTGCTGGGCGAGGTGCTCACCTACGCGCCCGCTGACTGGGACCGTGCCCTGCCCTTCCTCGACGAACTGGAGGGCGTCAACGACACCCCGCCCCTGTACATCCGCGAGCAGGTAACGGTGGGGCTGGAGGGCGGACGGGAACTTTCGGCCTGGGTCTACGTGTATGCGGACACGGCGCGGCTTTCCCGCCCAGGGGTGCGCCCGGTGCCCGAAGGCGACTGGCGAATGAGGAAAGAAAGGGACTGGCCCCAGGCAAGCGAGCACTGA